CGTCGTTTCCCGGTACCGCCGTTAGGCGAAGACCTCAGGACCTCGGTAAGTTAGAGCCGATGGGCAACCCCCAGACAGACCACCGTAGAGCACCAGGGAGACGCCAACCCATGGCCAAAATCATCTATACCCACACCGACGAAGCGCCGATGCTGGCTACCTATTCATTCCTGCCGATCATCGAGGCGTTCGCGTCGACGGCGGGTGTCGAGGTGGAGGTTCGGGACATCTCGCTCTCGGGGCGCATCATCGCGCTCTTCGGCGACCGCCTCACCGAGGACCAGCAGATGGCCGACGCGCTTGCAGAGCTCGGCGCCCTGGCGAAGACGCCGGAAGCCAACATCATCAAGCTGCCGAACATCAGCGCGTCCATCCCGCAGCTCAAGGCGGCCATCGCCGAGCTCCAGGAGCAGGGCTACGCACTGCCGGACTACCCCGACCACCCGTCCACCGACGAGGAGAAGGACGTCCGCGCGCGATACGACAAGGTCAAGGGCAGCGCCGTGAACCCGGTGCTGCGCGAGGGGAACTCGGACCGCCGCGCACCCGCGTCCGTGAAGAACTACGCCCGCCAGAACCCGCACAGCATGGGCGCCTGGACGCCTGAGTCGAAGACGAACGTCGCGCACATGACGAGCGACGACTTCCGCTCCAACGAGCAGTCCGTCGTCATCCCGGCCGACGGCACCATCCGCATCCAGCAGGTCGCGGCCGACGGCTCCGTCACCGTGCTCAAGGACTCGATCCCCGTGCTCGCGGGCGAGGTCGTCGACGGCACCGTGATGCGCGCCGAGGCACTCAACGAGTTCCTGAAGGCCCAGGTCGCCCGGGCCAAGGAGGAGGGCGTGCTCTTCTCGGCCCACCTCAAGGCCACCATGATGAAGGTCTCCGACCCCATCATCTTCGGCCACGTGGTCCGCGCCTTCCTGCCCGGGCTCTTCGAGACGTACGGCGAGCAGCTCTCCGCCGCCGGCCTGAGCCCGAACAACGGCCTCGCGTCGATCCTCGGGGGCCTCGACAAGCTGCCGGAGGATGTCCGGGAGGGTGTCCAGCAGGCCATCGCCCAGGGCATGGAGGACGGCCCGGCGATCGCCATGGTCGATTCCGACAAGGGCATCACCAACCTGCACGTCCCCAGCGACGTGATCGTCGATGCGTCCATGCCCGCCATGATCCGCAGCTCCGGCCACATGTGGGGACCGGACGGCAAGGAAGCCGACACGCTCGCCGTCATCCCCGACAGCAGCTACGCCGGCATCTACCAGGTGGTCCTCGACGACTGCCGCGCCAACGGTGCATTCGACCCGACCACCATGGGAACCGTCCCGAACGTCGGCCTCATGGCGCAGGCCGCCGAGGAGTACGGCAGCCACGACAAGACGTTCGAGATCCAGGCCGAGGGCACGGTGCAGGTCCTCGATGCGGACGGCGCCGTGCTGATCGAGCACGAC
This genomic interval from Arthrobacter agilis contains the following:
- a CDS encoding NADP-dependent isocitrate dehydrogenase, whose protein sequence is MAKIIYTHTDEAPMLATYSFLPIIEAFASTAGVEVEVRDISLSGRIIALFGDRLTEDQQMADALAELGALAKTPEANIIKLPNISASIPQLKAAIAELQEQGYALPDYPDHPSTDEEKDVRARYDKVKGSAVNPVLREGNSDRRAPASVKNYARQNPHSMGAWTPESKTNVAHMTSDDFRSNEQSVVIPADGTIRIQQVAADGSVTVLKDSIPVLAGEVVDGTVMRAEALNEFLKAQVARAKEEGVLFSAHLKATMMKVSDPIIFGHVVRAFLPGLFETYGEQLSAAGLSPNNGLASILGGLDKLPEDVREGVQQAIAQGMEDGPAIAMVDSDKGITNLHVPSDVIVDASMPAMIRSSGHMWGPDGKEADTLAVIPDSSYAGIYQVVLDDCRANGAFDPTTMGTVPNVGLMAQAAEEYGSHDKTFEIQAEGTVQVLDADGAVLIEHDVAPGDIWRACQTKDAPILDWVKLAVTRARASATPAVFWLDESRAHDANLISKVQAYLAEHDTDDVELQIMTPVDATAFTLERIRKGEDTISVTGNVLRDYLTDLFPILELGTSAKMLSVVPLMNGGGLFETGAGGSAPKHVQQLVKENHLRWDSLGEFLALAVSFEHLATSTGNARAQVLADTLDRATGTFLLENKSPSRRVGEIDNRGSHYFLARYWAEELARQEQDAELAESFSRVAEALTGNEDAIVSELLAVQGSPADIGGYYHPDVTKVTQVMRPSATLSEVLAILAK